One Bdellovibrio bacteriovorus str. Tiberius DNA segment encodes these proteins:
- the hisH gene encoding imidazole glycerol phosphate synthase subunit HisH, producing the protein MITIVDYGMGNLGSIRNMLKRVGVPSVITSDPEDIKKATKIVLPGVGAFSTGMEKLNEMNLIQLLNRKVLEEKVPVLGICLGMQIMCKTSEEGVGPGLGWVNADVKKFQFPLEDTLHKVPHIGWNYMVSKKEHPIVSGFDQKTRFYFVHSYYVKCNEQADVLAQTEYGIEFDSMFAVDNIIGAQFHPEKSHRFGMDLLKRFAEI; encoded by the coding sequence ATGATTACTATCGTTGATTATGGCATGGGTAATCTTGGATCCATACGTAACATGCTAAAACGTGTTGGAGTCCCATCTGTGATTACCAGTGATCCTGAGGATATCAAAAAGGCCACCAAGATTGTACTTCCTGGGGTTGGTGCATTTTCGACTGGAATGGAAAAGCTGAATGAAATGAATTTGATTCAGCTTTTAAATAGAAAGGTTCTGGAAGAAAAGGTGCCAGTGCTCGGAATCTGTTTGGGGATGCAAATTATGTGCAAAACCTCCGAGGAGGGGGTTGGCCCAGGTCTGGGCTGGGTTAATGCGGATGTAAAGAAGTTTCAGTTTCCGCTTGAAGATACTTTGCATAAAGTTCCGCACATCGGTTGGAATTATATGGTATCAAAAAAAGAGCACCCAATAGTTTCTGGATTTGATCAAAAAACACGTTTCTATTTCGTGCATTCTTACTACGTTAAATGCAATGAACAGGCCGATGTCTTAGCGCAGACTGAATATGGTATTGAGTTTGATTCGATGTTCGCGGTCGACAACATTATTGGTGCTCAGTTTCATCCAGAGAAGAGTCATAGATTCGGAATGGATCTTCTAAAACGGTTTGCGGAGATCTAA
- a CDS encoding AglZ/HisF2 family acetamidino modification protein has translation MRTRIIPTLLLKGHGFYKSQKFKDLRYLGDPINILKIFNEKEVDEVLILDISVSKEGQEPQYDLLRDLAGEAFMPLGYGGGIKDISQIKKILNMGFEKVCLNSSVLQNPMFVKEAAKVFGSSTISVMVDVKKNFFGKYEVFNHVTSKSSSDPLKWAKELEGLGVGEIILNSVDRDGVMKGFDLELIKTVSSQVSVPVVASGGAGSVQDLHTAISGGASAVAAGSLFVFQGPLRAVLVSYPSDEECARVGFNR, from the coding sequence ATGCGCACAAGAATTATACCCACCTTGTTGTTGAAAGGTCATGGCTTCTATAAGAGCCAAAAGTTCAAAGACCTTCGCTATTTGGGTGATCCTATCAATATTCTGAAAATATTTAATGAAAAGGAAGTTGATGAGGTTTTGATCCTCGATATTTCGGTCAGTAAGGAAGGGCAGGAACCTCAGTATGATCTCCTGAGGGACCTTGCCGGAGAGGCTTTTATGCCGCTTGGATATGGCGGCGGCATTAAGGACATTTCTCAGATCAAGAAGATTCTTAATATGGGTTTTGAAAAGGTTTGCCTGAATTCTTCAGTCCTTCAAAATCCTATGTTTGTTAAAGAAGCTGCAAAGGTTTTTGGCAGTTCGACTATTTCGGTTATGGTTGATGTAAAAAAGAATTTCTTCGGCAAATACGAAGTCTTTAATCACGTCACATCAAAAAGCTCTTCGGATCCGCTAAAGTGGGCAAAAGAGCTAGAGGGTCTGGGAGTAGGTGAGATTATTCTCAATAGTGTGGATCGTGACGGGGTTATGAAAGGTTTTGATTTGGAATTGATCAAAACTGTTTCCTCTCAGGTTTCCGTTCCAGTGGTTGCGTCCGGAGGGGCGGGTTCTGTTCAGGACCTACATACGGCAATTAGTGGTGGCGCTTCAGCTGTAGCGGCGGGGAGTCTCTTTGTGTTTCAAGGGCCTCTGCGTGCCGTGCTGGTTAGTTATCCAAGTGATGAAGAGTGCGCGCGAGTGGGTTTTAATCGATGA
- a CDS encoding lipopolysaccharide biosynthesis protein: MFKDVFSLASSSVLGQVINLCVLLFVARLVSVETYGAYAVCITLVGYMVVLVSAKYQHVIFSGSLAEARKLTAGNFVFTGGLAVVGFAATSATKFFFDKLQTVSFVELLLISIAGFCSASNLFYYYLSLREDRLRVIFRSRLIPPLLGGIGMVIYASLYGSQTGLLFFYTLTNIFALVILRRGSEVDWTLEDIWLLLKKYRKFPMFLLPAGALEVFNSGFLLLASSELFGLEISAAFGLYLRLVASPQGLVVNSIGDTLRKRIASSSAGDLPRLLIRIGLVLFGVSLAGALVIFLFSKFGLGLLLGEKWNYAGKYFVWMLPVFVLSFVVPSLSVTLYVFNGQRYDLFIQVFTAALYSGVYYFFKASLEAFVVAFVASNCLKYVVELVLCFKCIGEVDETT, from the coding sequence ATGTTTAAGGATGTTTTTTCTCTTGCTTCGAGCTCGGTTCTTGGGCAGGTGATTAACCTCTGTGTACTTCTCTTTGTTGCTCGATTAGTTTCGGTGGAAACCTATGGCGCTTATGCTGTCTGTATAACTCTGGTTGGTTATATGGTTGTTCTTGTTAGCGCTAAGTATCAGCATGTGATCTTCTCAGGTAGCCTGGCTGAAGCTCGCAAGTTGACCGCTGGAAACTTTGTATTTACTGGTGGTTTGGCGGTTGTTGGATTTGCAGCCACATCGGCAACAAAATTTTTTTTTGATAAGCTTCAGACTGTTTCTTTTGTTGAATTGCTTCTTATTTCAATTGCAGGATTCTGCTCGGCTTCCAATCTCTTTTATTACTATTTGTCTTTGAGGGAAGATCGTTTACGAGTGATTTTTAGGTCCAGACTAATACCCCCTCTTCTCGGGGGTATTGGAATGGTGATTTATGCATCACTTTACGGAAGCCAAACTGGCTTGTTGTTCTTTTATACTCTAACAAATATTTTTGCATTGGTCATTCTTCGGCGTGGTTCTGAGGTGGATTGGACTTTAGAGGATATTTGGCTGCTTTTAAAAAAGTACAGAAAGTTTCCCATGTTCTTGCTACCTGCGGGTGCCTTAGAAGTGTTTAACAGTGGTTTCCTGCTGTTGGCTTCGTCGGAGTTATTTGGATTGGAGATTTCTGCGGCATTTGGTCTTTATCTGCGCTTGGTGGCGTCACCACAGGGACTTGTCGTTAATTCGATAGGGGATACTCTGAGAAAGAGAATTGCTTCATCCTCAGCTGGTGATTTGCCAAGATTGCTGATTCGAATAGGGTTGGTTCTTTTCGGTGTTTCTCTGGCTGGTGCACTCGTGATTTTTCTCTTTTCAAAGTTTGGCCTTGGGCTGCTTCTTGGAGAGAAGTGGAACTACGCTGGTAAGTATTTTGTCTGGATGCTGCCAGTGTTCGTCTTGTCCTTCGTTGTGCCATCTCTTTCGGTGACATTGTACGTCTTTAATGGCCAGAGATATGATCTGTTTATTCAGGTATTTACTGCCGCTCTTTATAGTGGTGTGTATTATTTTTTCAAAGCCAGTCTGGAGGCTTTTGTTGTGGCGTTTGTTGCATCCAACTGTTTGAAATATGTAGTTGAGCTTGTCTTGTGCTTTAAATGTATCGGGGAAGTGGATGAGACCACATAG
- a CDS encoding glycosyltransferase, producing MNVHVYPSTIENESRILKITTSLAKSGIFDKIEILGRWREGLPERASINSNVEIVRIKPLRLKLMGRTIERVIAVLSWYIRTIIYLSKHKIECINPHSLPVLPLTVLIKALKGCKLVYDTHELETETISCKGLKRLLYKATEKMFIRYCDAICVVNKSIASWYSETYNIPAPFVVKNVPHRSQIQGDRSNILKDTFNIPHTDIVFLYQGLLSEGRGIRITLEAFKGKAGKHAIFMGYGELSCLIEDYEKKYPNIHYKTAVAPELIPQITPSADIGLSLIENKCLSYYLCLPNKVYEYLNSGVPVVASAFPEMSSFINENEAGWSIDPSVESLSYLIDSTTKDIVDEKRNKILKKNYSFGWHAEEDSLFSIYKEIGYL from the coding sequence ATGAACGTTCATGTCTACCCATCGACAATCGAGAATGAAAGCCGCATCCTAAAAATCACAACCTCGCTAGCTAAGTCGGGGATCTTTGATAAAATAGAAATCCTGGGACGCTGGCGCGAAGGCTTGCCCGAAAGAGCTTCAATTAACAGTAATGTTGAAATTGTGCGAATCAAGCCCTTAAGACTTAAGCTTATGGGACGCACGATTGAGAGAGTGATCGCTGTTTTATCCTGGTACATTCGAACCATCATCTATCTCTCCAAGCATAAAATCGAGTGCATCAACCCACACAGCTTGCCCGTATTGCCATTGACTGTGCTTATTAAAGCACTGAAAGGATGCAAATTAGTCTACGATACTCACGAGCTGGAAACCGAGACAATCAGCTGCAAGGGACTCAAAAGACTGCTGTACAAGGCGACAGAAAAGATGTTTATCCGCTATTGTGATGCCATCTGCGTTGTCAACAAATCAATCGCAAGTTGGTATTCCGAAACTTACAACATCCCCGCTCCATTTGTGGTGAAAAACGTTCCACACCGCAGCCAGATCCAAGGCGATAGAAGTAATATCCTTAAGGATACATTTAACATTCCACATACAGATATTGTCTTTCTGTACCAAGGCCTTCTCTCTGAAGGACGAGGGATTCGCATAACTCTTGAGGCATTCAAAGGCAAGGCCGGGAAACATGCCATCTTCATGGGATACGGAGAACTCTCCTGCCTCATTGAAGACTACGAAAAAAAGTATCCGAATATTCACTATAAAACCGCAGTCGCACCAGAGCTAATTCCACAAATCACCCCCTCTGCCGACATTGGACTTTCTTTAATTGAAAACAAATGCTTGAGTTATTATCTCTGCCTTCCCAATAAAGTTTACGAATACCTAAACTCCGGCGTCCCTGTCGTAGCAAGTGCATTTCCAGAAATGTCTTCGTTCATCAACGAAAACGAAGCTGGCTGGTCCATAGATCCTTCTGTTGAGAGCCTTTCATACTTAATTGACTCCACCACAAAAGATATCGTTGATGAAAAACGAAACAAGATACTGAAAAAAAACTACAGCTTTGGATGGCATGCTGAAGAAGATTCTCTATTCTCTATTTATAAAGAAATAGGCTATCTTTAA
- a CDS encoding N-acetyl sugar amidotransferase: MNNTYQICTRCIMDTSDPEISFDEAGVCSHCKTFDSVIKPAWNKDEKVLSQIMAKIKLDGEGKAYDSILGLSGGVDSSYVAMLAKQYGLRPLVVHVDAGWNSEVAVRNIENIVKKLGFDLFTEVINWEEIKDLQLSYFKSGVANLDVPQDHAFFAALYGFAMKHDIQYVLSGSNFATESVLPTAWGYDAMDSKQLKAIHKIFGKKKLATYPTISFFKMYIYFPYIKRFKIIKPLNYIDYDKNKAIQEMTEKLGWQYYGGKHYESRFTRFFQGHLLPTRFGFDKKRAHLSSLVLAGQLSRQEALEKMNEPNLPAELVTEDSEFLCKKLSISQEEFKHYLTMPLKTFRDYPSNYELRQLMYKLRSWLRKIIK, translated from the coding sequence ATGAATAATACTTATCAGATTTGTACTCGCTGCATTATGGACACCTCAGACCCCGAAATCTCCTTTGATGAGGCAGGTGTCTGCAGCCATTGCAAAACCTTCGACTCAGTCATAAAGCCTGCCTGGAACAAAGACGAAAAAGTATTGAGTCAGATCATGGCCAAAATCAAACTTGATGGCGAAGGCAAGGCCTATGACTCCATCCTTGGCTTGAGCGGCGGAGTGGACAGCTCTTACGTTGCCATGCTTGCAAAGCAGTACGGACTCCGCCCACTTGTTGTGCACGTTGATGCCGGATGGAACTCTGAGGTGGCAGTTAGAAATATTGAAAATATTGTAAAAAAACTCGGATTTGATCTATTCACTGAAGTCATAAATTGGGAAGAAATTAAAGATCTGCAGTTGTCCTACTTCAAATCTGGCGTTGCAAACCTAGATGTCCCCCAAGATCATGCTTTTTTTGCCGCACTCTATGGCTTCGCGATGAAGCACGATATTCAATATGTGCTCAGCGGAAGCAACTTTGCCACGGAATCTGTACTGCCAACAGCTTGGGGGTATGATGCCATGGACTCAAAACAACTAAAAGCAATACACAAGATCTTCGGGAAGAAGAAGCTGGCGACATATCCAACAATTAGCTTCTTCAAAATGTATATTTACTTCCCATACATTAAGCGTTTCAAAATCATCAAACCGCTGAACTATATCGATTACGACAAAAACAAGGCAATCCAGGAAATGACCGAAAAATTGGGCTGGCAGTACTATGGTGGCAAACACTACGAATCCCGATTTACACGATTCTTCCAGGGACACCTGCTACCAACACGTTTCGGATTCGACAAAAAACGCGCCCACCTCTCGAGCCTTGTCTTGGCCGGACAGCTTTCACGCCAAGAGGCTCTGGAGAAAATGAATGAGCCTAACCTTCCTGCTGAACTCGTAACTGAAGACTCTGAGTTTTTGTGCAAAAAACTTAGCATCTCACAAGAGGAGTTTAAGCACTATCTGACAATGCCATTAAAGACATTCAGGGACTATCCTTCCAACTACGAACTCCGTCAGCTGATGTACAAATTGAGATCCTGGCTGCGAAAAATTATCAAATGA
- a CDS encoding N-acetyl sugar amidotransferase, with translation MKYQVCSRCIMDTSDPEIKFDSAGVCNHCHRYDERALVELKHGPQGQKELADLVEVIKVDGKDKSYDCVIGVSGGVDSTMVAYKVKQMGLRPLAIHFDNGWNSELAVSNIEKTMKKLGIDLYTYVIDWNEFRDIQLSFIHAGVANIEAPTDHAIGALLYKMASKYGVKYLISGGNLETEGVMPSSWLYDNKDWKHIKGLHRIFGKVKLKTFPHYGLLHMVYYVFFRGIKFVKVLNYAPYNKNEAMELFRREFDWVPYAGKHYESIFTKFYQAYILPQKFGYDKRRPHLSSLVLSGQMTRDEALKELEMPLYQADELARDKEYVLKKFGLSEMEFDRIMSEKPKSYKEYPSNRRIFENLNKGFLGMVKRFAAGQRK, from the coding sequence ATGAAATATCAAGTTTGTTCTCGTTGTATAATGGATACATCTGATCCGGAAATTAAGTTTGATAGTGCGGGAGTGTGTAACCACTGTCATCGCTACGATGAGCGGGCTTTGGTGGAGCTTAAGCATGGACCTCAAGGTCAAAAAGAATTAGCGGATCTAGTTGAGGTCATCAAGGTCGATGGGAAAGATAAGTCTTATGATTGTGTGATCGGTGTCAGCGGTGGGGTTGACAGCACAATGGTGGCTTATAAGGTAAAGCAGATGGGATTGCGCCCCTTGGCCATTCATTTTGATAATGGTTGGAACTCTGAATTGGCTGTTTCTAATATTGAAAAGACTATGAAGAAATTGGGTATTGATCTTTATACCTACGTGATAGACTGGAACGAGTTTCGCGACATACAACTTTCCTTCATCCACGCAGGCGTGGCCAATATTGAGGCACCTACAGACCACGCAATTGGGGCGCTTCTTTATAAAATGGCTTCCAAATATGGTGTGAAGTACTTGATCAGCGGCGGAAACTTAGAGACGGAAGGGGTAATGCCTTCTTCATGGCTCTATGACAATAAGGACTGGAAGCATATTAAGGGCCTTCATCGAATCTTCGGTAAGGTTAAGCTTAAGACATTCCCTCATTATGGGTTGTTGCATATGGTCTACTATGTCTTCTTCAGAGGCATCAAATTTGTGAAGGTTCTAAACTACGCGCCTTACAATAAAAATGAGGCAATGGAGTTGTTCCGCCGGGAATTTGACTGGGTCCCGTACGCAGGTAAACACTACGAATCTATTTTCACTAAATTTTATCAGGCGTATATTTTGCCTCAGAAGTTCGGTTATGACAAAAGAAGACCTCATTTGTCGTCGCTTGTCCTCTCTGGTCAGATGACTCGGGATGAAGCCTTGAAGGAGCTTGAAATGCCGCTTTATCAAGCAGACGAGCTTGCGCGTGACAAAGAGTATGTTTTGAAAAAGTTTGGTCTTTCTGAAATGGAATTCGATCGAATAATGTCTGAAAAGCCAAAGTCCTACAAAGAGTATCCATCAAACCGGCGAATTTTTGAAAATTTGAACAAGGGTTTTTTGGGGATGGTTAAGCGATTCGCGGCGGGTCAGAGGAAGTAG
- a CDS encoding glycosyltransferase family 4 protein: MKVVFVNQFALRPTDRGSLRHFYLAQYLVSQGYQSEIVTSDIHYNSREKLVWNQSIEVHDGVTFKVIKGRRYSGQISRLFNHIQCAIKGFFYLVGSLRPGDVVVGSSPQPFLAFTSYLAAKVRRVRFIYEVRDLWPQTLIDLGGLSRSHPMVQVMFWIERLLARRSEKIVVLMPLAGLYFSEAHRIPVEKIIWVGQGVDTSVAVAKFSSALVESAPVDIVYAGSLGAANRMEFLLEVAGQLQLAKVNVHFSIYGDGPERKELEAMAMHLGLKNITFFGALARKQVLGKVAESDFAIALAHNSPLYKFGISFNKLFDYFLAKKPVIFIGDVARNPVTDADAGFVIPDGSPGEVAQEMIKIIGNTPEYLSSMGDRGYRFLVTNHDHKVTGQKFLNLISSQSGI, from the coding sequence GTGAAGGTTGTATTTGTAAATCAGTTTGCGCTGAGACCTACTGACCGCGGAAGTTTGCGGCATTTTTATTTGGCACAATATCTTGTCAGTCAGGGATACCAGTCTGAAATTGTCACCTCAGATATTCACTATAACAGCCGGGAAAAGCTGGTTTGGAATCAAAGTATTGAAGTTCACGACGGCGTCACTTTTAAAGTTATTAAAGGTAGACGATATAGTGGACAGATCAGTCGTCTTTTTAATCATATACAGTGTGCGATAAAAGGATTCTTTTATCTCGTAGGAAGTTTGCGGCCGGGAGATGTGGTGGTGGGTTCAAGCCCCCAGCCTTTTCTGGCATTTACATCATATCTGGCGGCGAAGGTGAGGCGCGTGCGTTTCATATATGAGGTGAGGGACTTGTGGCCGCAGACGTTGATTGATCTTGGCGGATTGAGTCGATCTCATCCAATGGTGCAGGTGATGTTTTGGATTGAGCGTTTGCTTGCGCGGAGATCTGAGAAAATTGTGGTGTTGATGCCTTTGGCTGGATTGTACTTTTCAGAAGCACATCGAATTCCAGTCGAAAAGATTATTTGGGTTGGGCAAGGGGTGGACACGTCGGTCGCTGTCGCGAAGTTTAGCTCAGCTTTGGTCGAATCTGCACCTGTAGATATCGTTTATGCCGGCAGTCTTGGTGCTGCGAACAGGATGGAGTTTTTGCTTGAAGTTGCGGGTCAGCTTCAGTTGGCCAAAGTGAATGTTCATTTTTCAATATATGGTGATGGTCCAGAGAGAAAAGAATTAGAGGCGATGGCGATGCACCTTGGGCTTAAAAATATTACGTTCTTTGGGGCTCTTGCTCGCAAACAAGTTCTTGGTAAGGTTGCGGAATCGGACTTTGCTATTGCGCTTGCACACAATTCTCCGCTTTATAAGTTTGGGATTAGTTTCAATAAGCTCTTTGACTATTTCTTGGCAAAGAAGCCGGTTATTTTTATTGGCGATGTGGCTAGGAATCCGGTGACTGATGCTGATGCTGGATTTGTTATACCAGATGGAAGCCCTGGTGAAGTCGCTCAGGAAATGATAAAAATTATCGGCAATACCCCGGAGTATTTATCTTCAATGGGGGACCGGGGATACAGATTCCTAGTAACTAATCACGACCACAAGGTTACGGGGCAGAAGTTTCTTAATTTAATTTCTAGTCAGTCCGGGATTTAG
- a CDS encoding acetyltransferase: protein MTKQIVIFGCGGHAKVITDIIQATTNHTIAAFFDNTPKNSEFLGHPVFSDLQQLATFCRTKNITQAAIAIGNNSARRKLAAEASQIGLELPVLIHPKTVISPSAKIGPGTVVMPGVIVNSDAIIESGCILNSGAVIEHDCSIGAFSHIAPGSVLCGGVTVGELTLIGARSVAIPLIRIGSQSTLGAGSVVVRDIPENVCAMGNPAKAKSRTD from the coding sequence ATGACGAAGCAGATTGTCATTTTCGGATGTGGTGGCCATGCCAAAGTCATTACGGATATTATTCAAGCAACCACCAACCACACAATCGCTGCCTTTTTCGACAACACACCGAAAAATTCCGAGTTCTTGGGACACCCTGTCTTTTCCGATCTTCAGCAACTTGCCACTTTCTGCAGAACCAAAAACATAACTCAAGCGGCAATTGCTATCGGAAACAATAGCGCCAGGAGAAAGCTCGCAGCAGAAGCCTCCCAAATTGGCCTTGAACTTCCGGTGCTTATCCATCCGAAGACTGTCATATCCCCTTCAGCCAAGATCGGACCAGGGACCGTTGTTATGCCAGGAGTCATCGTCAACTCAGATGCTATCATTGAGAGCGGCTGCATTCTTAACTCCGGCGCAGTTATTGAACATGACTGCTCAATTGGTGCGTTTTCCCACATCGCCCCGGGATCCGTGCTTTGTGGCGGGGTCACTGTCGGCGAACTGACCCTCATAGGAGCCAGATCTGTAGCGATTCCTTTGATTAGAATTGGCTCGCAATCAACTCTAGGAGCAGGATCTGTAGTTGTCAGAGATATTCCAGAAAATGTTTGCGCGATGGGAAATCCCGCTAAAGCTAAATCCCGGACTGACTAG
- a CDS encoding sugar transferase codes for MKRGFDLILALLCCVLFAVPIALTYLGVILFLGRPVLFCQVRPGRYGKPFKMYKFRTMTDARDSSGNLLPDSQRLTKFGLFLRRTSLDELPEILNVLKGEMSFVGPRPLLMQYIPHYTPFQARRHEVLPGITGWAQVNGRNLLSWEERFKLDVWYVDNHGLSLDIKIILLTAWKVFRREGVAAKNSETMTPFAEAAKTNTKKTDLT; via the coding sequence ATGAAACGAGGCTTTGACCTCATTTTGGCCTTACTTTGTTGCGTTCTCTTTGCTGTGCCCATAGCTCTGACCTATTTGGGGGTAATTCTTTTCCTTGGAAGACCCGTTTTATTTTGCCAGGTTCGTCCGGGGAGATACGGCAAACCATTTAAAATGTACAAATTTAGAACCATGACGGACGCGCGCGATTCATCGGGGAACCTACTTCCAGACTCACAACGCCTTACTAAATTTGGGTTATTCCTTCGCCGTACGAGCCTTGATGAGCTTCCTGAGATCCTTAATGTCTTAAAAGGAGAGATGAGTTTTGTTGGCCCCCGCCCGTTGCTGATGCAATACATTCCACACTACACACCCTTTCAGGCACGCAGGCACGAGGTTCTACCCGGAATTACTGGCTGGGCCCAAGTGAATGGGAGAAATCTATTAAGCTGGGAAGAGCGGTTTAAGCTTGATGTCTGGTATGTGGACAATCACGGGTTGTCTCTTGATATAAAAATTATTCTGCTGACTGCATGGAAAGTTTTCCGAAGAGAAGGTGTTGCGGCTAAGAACTCGGAAACCATGACTCCATTTGCCGAAGCCGCCAAAACTAATACCAAAAAAACGGATTTAACATGA
- a CDS encoding DegT/DnrJ/EryC1/StrS family aminotransferase codes for MKSHLAIDGGAPVRSVAIAPWPFYDQDEVEKTVSILKSGKVNYWTGSETRQFEEEFAHYHGMRHGIALANGTLALELALIGYGIGHGDEVITTCRTFIASASCIVRVGATPILVDVDLKSQNLLVSEIEKVITPRTKAIIAVHLAGWPCDMDAILEVARKHSLKVIEDCAQSHGAKYKGQFAGSFGDMSAFSFCQDKIISTTGEGGMLLLNDTELYEKLWAFKDHGKSFDAVFRRIHPPGFRWLHESFGTNWRMTEIQGAVGRIQLKKLEGWIQKRRKLASEITQGIGKVNGLVVHLPDETTYHSYYKYYVMVESSSLKPGWNRDRIMAAINAEGVPCFSGSCSEIYLEQAFKKAELGPSNRFANAKKLGEDSLMFLVHPTLDSGYVADLMTAVTKVMNVAAE; via the coding sequence ATGAAGAGCCATTTGGCAATTGATGGGGGAGCCCCAGTTAGAAGTGTGGCTATTGCGCCTTGGCCGTTTTATGATCAAGATGAGGTCGAAAAAACGGTGTCGATACTTAAATCGGGCAAGGTAAACTATTGGACTGGATCAGAAACGAGACAGTTTGAAGAAGAGTTTGCTCATTATCACGGAATGCGGCACGGAATTGCATTGGCCAATGGCACACTTGCATTGGAGTTGGCACTTATTGGTTATGGAATTGGGCATGGAGATGAGGTCATTACGACTTGTCGTACATTCATAGCTTCAGCCAGTTGTATTGTTCGAGTGGGAGCGACGCCCATTTTAGTCGATGTCGATTTAAAGTCGCAGAATCTTCTTGTTTCAGAAATTGAAAAAGTAATTACTCCCCGTACCAAGGCTATTATTGCTGTTCACTTGGCTGGTTGGCCCTGTGATATGGATGCAATTCTTGAAGTTGCGCGAAAGCATAGCCTGAAGGTCATTGAGGACTGCGCTCAAAGCCACGGGGCAAAATACAAAGGGCAATTTGCCGGATCTTTCGGTGATATGTCGGCCTTTTCATTTTGTCAGGATAAAATCATCTCCACTACAGGCGAAGGTGGGATGCTTCTTTTAAATGACACAGAGTTGTATGAAAAACTATGGGCGTTCAAAGACCACGGGAAAAGTTTTGATGCTGTTTTCAGGCGCATACACCCTCCGGGCTTCCGCTGGTTGCACGAAAGTTTTGGTACCAACTGGCGCATGACCGAAATTCAAGGGGCGGTTGGGCGTATTCAGCTGAAAAAGCTTGAAGGTTGGATCCAGAAAAGGCGCAAATTGGCATCCGAAATCACGCAAGGTATCGGCAAAGTTAATGGACTCGTTGTGCACCTTCCGGATGAAACGACGTACCACTCTTACTACAAGTACTATGTAATGGTGGAATCGTCATCTTTGAAACCTGGCTGGAATCGGGATCGGATAATGGCTGCAATTAATGCTGAAGGAGTTCCGTGTTTCTCTGGAAGTTGTAGTGAGATCTATTTGGAACAAGCGTTTAAGAAGGCAGAATTGGGGCCGTCCAATCGATTTGCAAACGCAAAAAAACTGGGAGAGGACAGTTTGATGTTCCTGGTGCATCCGACTCTGGATTCGGGCTATGTTGCTGACTTGATGACTGCTGTTACTAAAGTGATGAATGTAGCTGCAGAATAA